Genomic DNA from Scatophagus argus isolate fScaArg1 chromosome 15, fScaArg1.pri, whole genome shotgun sequence:
ttttattggacagaaaaaaactaGGCTGGACTTCTGTCTCATTTCATACCGGAGGCCCATAACGGATGCGAAAGATTAATAGTTTTcggaatatatatatagataggtcatataaaataacatttgactTTTTCACTGTCCCGTTGTGAGAGTCGtgttcacaaaaacaacacttatAAACGCATTTTATAAGGCAAGGAGATGCTGTTCAATCCAAATTATTTTCAAGTCATTATATAAACATTACCGataaaaacactgagaacaaCCGGTTTTAGCAATAGCATCAATTTTAGACATATTTTGTGCTGACATTAAAGCTCACgcagtttgtttgttgctgtcatTCCGCCCCCTTGTGGACAAACTGAATAAGTGCTTGATTCAGGCATTTAGAGAACTGCTAAGCCCACTAAGTACGAAAAGGTCTCGTCATATAAAGAACaactttaaagaaaacaaagttgttgtttgttttcccctATATACTATTTCCCTTCTCACACACCAGATTAACATAAGAATATAAagcatgtgtttaaaaaaacaaaacaaacaccgGTGCATATGATAttcaaaaatatgtatttatgatACAAATACTTTGACATTCATTTGTCAGTAAATCTAAACAGATTTAAGAACATGTGAAGCCTTTGAAGATGTAACACAGAacaaattatattatattatatgaaATTActacccaaacacacacacaacttataAAATGTCCAAGAGCTCTCAGTTAACATGATATGAGACTTGAATAttaatatgaaatgaatgatATCAAATGTTGTGAAATTAAGTCCAACTTGTCTTTCTTCATAAACTACATTCTGTGGCTGTAAGTATACATTATATTGCCAAACCAGGGATCATCTCTTTTTACATTTAATGGAGAAGAATTTCATTTTTGGCTTTACTCAGTtcaaatgacaaagacaaactgctgtCATGCAGTCAGTGGCTGAACAAAAACCACACAATGCATGCAAAAGTAACAGAAAGAATTCTGTGCCAGAATTATACTTATAAAAaccttcatttaaaatgtttaatctcCCCAAAATTTACTGCCACATAATAAACAGTATGTTAgcatatttcaatattttttccAGTATTAATATTACTGAAACTGAGCTTAAAATTTTCACCAAGACATGATTATCTTTCTTTTTAGACAGGACTGTTGTGCTGCAAAATGAATTTTTACTTGAAATGTAGTAAAAATATCAAGCAACCCGAAACAGCActtttcaagtaaaaacaaaaaatataactgaGAAGATATTTTCTCCACCCAAATTAAGGCTTGACCTGTAATAAGAAAGTCCTTCTGGTGAAAATGATGCTGAGGTAGTGACAGCTTGACACGACGTTGTAGTTTCACTTGGCTGGACTCTTTGggttttctctttcatctcctGCGAGCCCCGCGTTGCTCTACAGAGTGAATCGACTCTCCACCTCGTCTGCGATCATCTCCGCGATGGCGAGGGAGGAGGTGGCGGCAGGCGAGGGAGCGTTGCGCACATGAAGCACCCGACCGCCCACTTCCCCGACCCCGCCGTCGAACACAAAGTCATCCACAAGGTTTCCGCCTCGATCCAGAGCCTGAGCCCGAACTCCTGAAGGGCCCCTGCAGAGGACACCGCAATGAGGGGTCAAAGAAAACGTCGCTGACTCGTATCATTTACCCTCTGACACGTGCTGTAGACTCATTAAATGCGACCTGAGACATAAACTGTCGTACCTGAGCACGTCGCTTGGCGAGATTTCAGGGATGTACTTCTGCAGGAGTTTAACCTGCGCACCAATGAAAATCCCCCTGTACAATTCTCCAAACCCGTACAATATGTTCCTCATTACCAGCCTCTGAAGGcccctgcagaaaaaaaacaaagattcaaTATTTAATATCACCTAACACACAACGACTACACTGTAACCGCTGTTTCTTTTCAAAACCCATTTCCAGGGCACGAcacaaaggagaaaataaaatttagaTTTAAAGAAACGCTGTCGTACCTGAAGGAGAGCGCATCGACAAAGTCTTTGGCATTGAAATCATACAGTTTGTAGCCCTCCCTTTTGAAGGCGAGGACTGCGTTGGGGCCGAGCCAAATGCTGCCATCCATCCGCGGGGTGAAGTGGACTCCAAGGAAGGGGAAACGAGGGTCAGGAACCtagacatttattttacagaaacaaaatggagTAGTGACACGTAGGTATTAGTGTATTATGAGGATCAATCAAATGAAAGGCGATCTGCTGAAATGCACAACATGACAGGAACAACAACTATGAAATATGAGTTGGATCAATCAGGCCGCCTGTAAAATCTCTTAAAAGCTCGTCCCACGTCTGCCCGCTTGTGATGATGGTTTCAAAGTTAGCTTGAAAGTGTAAACTGCAGTAAATCTTCTCTCACAAGaacagtgttttcattattttataaatCTCAGAACAGAACTGAGGATGAAACCCTTTTAACcaaaattattttcagctgCCAGGCATCAGCTTGTCAGTAAATATACTGCGAGTGCGAGATTGAAATTTAAGAGGCAATCCAGATTGGGACAGCAGCTGAACCAGCTGTCTTTTTGTCTCAAAGCATCTCTAGAGACGACGGCTTACTGATTTCACGTTATGTGATTTTTACATCCAAACAGCCACCCGTGTCTGCCACTTGGGGCCGCCAAAGTTTGCAGCTGCAGAGCGCGGCTTCAAGAGACCTCAGACTTACAGGGTAGATATTCCCTTTGACCAGATAGTGTTTCTCTGGCTTCAGGACTAAATAATCTCCTCTGAAGGGGACGATCCGTGGCTCCCGGCTGCATCCAGAGATCTGCGACAGGCGGTCCGAGTAGAGGCCTCCACAGGTCAGGACGTAACGACATCGCACCTCGTTACCCTGTGGAAACAACGCAGTGAAAACGCCGAAAACGGCAGAGCACAGTGGAAGCTTTGCTATGTGTGTGCTTTACCTTTTTGTCTCTGACTGCGATTGGATATTTCATccctgcaaataaaaaaaaaaaaagtttacatgTGAAGGTGGCCTTACTAACTCTACAGGTAAATTGATGTACAGGATCTGTTTATTACCCTCAGTGCTCCCAGCCGAGCTCTCCTTCGCCATGGAAATGTCATTGACCTCAGATTCAGTTACCACCGTGCCGCCTGCCTCCTCAAAGTCTTTGCCGTACCTGAGAGCCACCATCCTCCAGTCCACAATGCCGGTGTAGGGCGAATCCAAGGCCATTATGCCCTGCAAGGACGACACACAATAGGCCTTCACTGCCATCTCTTCTTTTGTGTGAACGACAGCAGCGTCTCCGAGTCTCTTACCCTGCAGTACGGCTCGCGCTCTCGGATTCCCTTGGCGTCCACAATGCTGAGGTCACGCACATTGTTCTTCATGCCGCGCTCATACAGAGCTTTTAGTCTGGGTATCTCTTCCTGCTCCACGGCCACAATAAGCTGCCAAGGCGGGACACTGATCAATACCGAGATAGACACAACACAATGATCCACATGGCTGCTCAGTGCAGCACCACTGCCAACCAGGGTGCCCcttgggtgggtgggtggggtggggtggggtacTTATGAAGTTGCCTGGTGGATTGTGGAGtccaatatgaaaaaaatactttgcAGGATATTCCTATTTTTGTGTCAGGG
This window encodes:
- the l2hgdh gene encoding L-2-hydroxyglutarate dehydrogenase, mitochondrial, with protein sequence MIRTLSTATFKAVGAAQPKLLKDVTTRQLHSTYDVAVVGGGIVGLATARELILRHPSLNFILLEKEKELAVHQSGHNSGVIHSGIYYTPGSLKARLCVRGATLAYEYCEKKGLPYKRCGKLIVAVEQEEIPRLKALYERGMKNNVRDLSIVDAKGIREREPYCRGIMALDSPYTGIVDWRMVALRYGKDFEEAGGTVVTESEVNDISMAKESSAGSTEGMKYPIAVRDKKGNEVRCRYVLTCGGLYSDRLSQISGCSREPRIVPFRGDYLVLKPEKHYLVKGNIYPVPDPRFPFLGVHFTPRMDGSIWLGPNAVLAFKREGYKLYDFNAKDFVDALSFRGLQRLVMRNILYGFGELYRGIFIGAQVKLLQKYIPEISPSDVLRGPSGVRAQALDRGGNLVDDFVFDGGVGEVGGRVLHVRNAPSPAATSSLAIAEMIADEVESRFTL